One genomic window of Sphingobacterium oryzagri includes the following:
- a CDS encoding aceric acid hydrolase has protein sequence MMNLKIYGIGLTLLCLGQGLSAQERALTNTSSSPFAVQKAVDMGDVTWTKGFWADRTATCYQHMVPNLWEVYTRADISHAYRNFEIAAGLEQGEHKGPSFHDGDFYKTLEAVCALYAQTKDKKLLQMIDQVIPVIAKAQRADGYIYTKATIDQRNAGTNIEFQDRLSFESYNIGHLMTAGCIHYRVTGQRDLLDIAIKAADYLYGFYKKSNPTLARNAICPSHYMGTVELYRTTKEPKYLELAKHLVDIKGEIADGTDDNQDRIPFREQNKAMGHAVRASYLYAGVADLCAELQDTTLSNRLFNIWNDVVQHKMYITGGLGALYDGTSPDGTSYDPTEVQKIHQAFGRDYQLPNLTAHNETCANIGNMLWNWRMTNLTGDAKYMDVLELALYNSVLSGISLDGDKFLYTNPLSFSNALPFQQRWSKKRVPYIALSNCCPPNVVRTIAEVANYAYGLSENTVWVNLYGGNVLKTNIHGKAIKIKQQSNYPWDGDATFIVEEVPRDYRLKFRIPGWASTAEIKKNNQPIAFKMEKGYAIIAEPIKKGDQFSLHLPMEVEFMEANPLVEETRNQLAVKRGPVVYCLEQADLADKQDLFALKIKTAERFEPVHDAVLGQDLVFLEGKAYTDDAGEWNSLYRKLPKDEKKAVSVRLIPYFAWGNREHGDMSVWLPVR, from the coding sequence ATGATGAATTTAAAAATATACGGCATCGGCCTCACACTGCTTTGTTTAGGCCAAGGGCTATCCGCACAGGAGCGGGCGTTAACCAATACGAGTTCAAGTCCTTTTGCGGTACAAAAAGCGGTAGATATGGGCGATGTAACCTGGACAAAAGGATTTTGGGCCGATCGCACCGCAACATGTTATCAGCATATGGTGCCCAATTTGTGGGAGGTGTACACGCGGGCTGATATCAGCCATGCTTATCGCAATTTTGAGATTGCTGCTGGACTTGAACAAGGTGAGCATAAAGGGCCTTCCTTTCACGATGGCGATTTTTACAAAACGTTGGAAGCCGTTTGCGCATTGTATGCGCAAACCAAAGACAAGAAGCTCTTGCAGATGATTGATCAGGTGATTCCGGTCATTGCTAAAGCGCAGCGCGCCGATGGCTATATCTACACAAAAGCAACGATCGATCAGCGCAATGCGGGGACGAACATCGAATTTCAGGATCGGCTGAGCTTTGAGTCGTATAATATCGGACATTTGATGACTGCCGGATGTATTCACTATCGCGTCACGGGGCAACGTGATCTACTGGATATTGCCATCAAGGCAGCCGACTACCTGTATGGATTCTATAAAAAATCGAATCCAACCTTAGCACGCAACGCCATCTGCCCGTCGCATTACATGGGCACGGTCGAGCTTTACCGGACGACAAAAGAGCCTAAATACTTAGAGCTGGCCAAACATTTGGTGGATATTAAAGGCGAGATTGCAGACGGTACGGATGACAACCAGGATCGCATTCCTTTCCGCGAGCAAAATAAGGCGATGGGACATGCCGTACGTGCAAGCTACCTGTATGCTGGCGTAGCCGATCTTTGTGCCGAATTGCAAGATACCACATTGAGTAATCGACTTTTTAATATTTGGAACGATGTCGTGCAACACAAAATGTACATCACAGGTGGATTAGGCGCCTTGTATGACGGTACTTCCCCTGATGGTACATCGTACGATCCAACGGAAGTACAGAAGATACATCAAGCTTTCGGTCGCGACTATCAGCTTCCTAATTTGACCGCGCATAACGAAACCTGCGCCAATATTGGAAATATGCTGTGGAACTGGCGCATGACCAACTTGACGGGCGATGCCAAGTATATGGATGTTTTGGAGTTGGCGCTTTACAATTCGGTATTATCAGGAATCAGCCTGGATGGCGACAAATTTCTATATACCAATCCACTTAGCTTCTCCAATGCTTTGCCGTTTCAACAGCGCTGGTCGAAAAAACGTGTGCCCTATATTGCCTTATCAAACTGCTGCCCGCCCAATGTGGTGCGCACGATTGCCGAAGTCGCCAATTACGCATATGGTCTGTCGGAAAATACAGTTTGGGTGAACCTCTATGGCGGCAACGTGTTGAAGACAAATATTCATGGTAAAGCCATTAAGATTAAACAGCAATCCAATTATCCTTGGGATGGTGACGCCACTTTTATCGTAGAGGAAGTCCCTCGCGATTACCGGTTAAAATTTCGCATTCCGGGTTGGGCATCTACTGCTGAAATAAAGAAAAACAACCAACCGATCGCTTTTAAAATGGAAAAAGGATATGCGATCATTGCAGAACCAATAAAAAAAGGCGACCAATTCAGTCTACACCTGCCTATGGAAGTTGAATTTATGGAAGCGAATCCATTGGTGGAGGAAACGCGTAATCAGCTAGCGGTAAAACGGGGGCCTGTCGTTTACTGCCTGGAGCAAGCAGATCTAGCAGATAAACAAGATCTTTTTGCATTAAAAATCAAGACGGCAGAACGATTTGAACCGGTTCATGATGCCGTGTTGGGACAAGATTTGGTATTCTTGGAAGGAAAGGCATATACCGACGATGCTGGGGAATGGAATAGTCTATACCGTAAGCTGCCCAAAGATGAAAAGAAAGCCGTATCGGTACGGCTTATTCCATATTTTGCTTGGGGTAATCGGGAGCATGGCGATATGTCGGTTTGGCTTCCGGTTCGATAA
- a CDS encoding sialate O-acetylesterase: MKNLLTLLLLFLSVLVKAEVRLAAIFTNGMVLQQQKVVPIWGWAKPLSVVKIRTSWDNKAYQLKADKEGKWRQDVQTAKAGGPYTIGISADTNITLTDVWLGEVWLCAGQSNMEMPLKGYPAQPIIGSTEAILDSEDQQLRLYTVPRNPQLKPAADSKPSLWKAASPQTVANFSATAYFFGKRLRQQLHVPVGLIVSSYGGSNVEAWMDAAWLADQQDIKIPQQEEGLKDKNRVPTMLYNGMIHPLIGFGIKGTIWYQGESNYERPDAYELLFPRMVEKYRTLWNAQEMPFYFTQIAPFNYASLPPFHVGSKYNSAYLRDAQRKSLQHIPHSGMAVTLDLGEENCIHPARKKEGGERLALLALGSNYGFDAVAYRSPSFDSLSIDGSTAVLRFQDAPLGLTSFGKPITTVEIAGADKVFYPATAHIQGKVVVASSPRVLNPVAVRYAFKDFVVGDLFGVNGLPVSSFRTDDW; this comes from the coding sequence GTGAAAAATCTACTAACCCTTTTGTTGCTCTTTTTGTCGGTATTAGTGAAAGCCGAAGTTCGTCTCGCGGCAATCTTTACCAATGGGATGGTTTTGCAGCAGCAGAAAGTGGTGCCTATTTGGGGCTGGGCCAAACCCTTATCTGTCGTTAAGATCCGCACTTCTTGGGATAATAAGGCCTATCAGCTGAAAGCTGATAAAGAAGGCAAATGGCGCCAAGATGTGCAAACAGCGAAGGCCGGAGGGCCGTATACGATCGGCATTTCAGCAGATACGAATATCACGCTAACGGATGTATGGCTGGGTGAGGTTTGGTTGTGTGCTGGTCAATCCAATATGGAGATGCCTTTGAAAGGATATCCTGCGCAGCCCATTATAGGTAGTACCGAAGCGATACTAGATAGTGAAGATCAGCAATTAAGATTGTATACCGTTCCGCGAAATCCGCAACTGAAGCCGGCAGCGGATAGTAAACCTTCCTTATGGAAAGCAGCAAGTCCGCAAACGGTCGCCAACTTCAGTGCGACGGCGTACTTCTTCGGAAAGCGCTTACGGCAACAACTCCATGTACCTGTAGGCTTGATTGTGAGCAGTTATGGCGGTTCCAATGTGGAAGCTTGGATGGATGCCGCTTGGCTTGCCGATCAACAAGACATCAAGATACCGCAGCAGGAAGAAGGATTGAAAGATAAGAATCGCGTGCCGACTATGCTTTATAACGGCATGATCCATCCTCTGATAGGATTTGGAATAAAAGGAACGATATGGTATCAAGGGGAGTCTAATTATGAGCGTCCAGATGCTTACGAACTTCTTTTTCCACGCATGGTAGAAAAGTATCGAACGTTGTGGAATGCGCAAGAGATGCCTTTTTACTTTACGCAAATAGCACCTTTCAATTATGCAAGTCTACCTCCATTTCATGTTGGATCCAAATACAATTCGGCTTATTTGCGCGACGCGCAACGGAAATCTTTGCAACATATCCCACATAGCGGAATGGCGGTGACATTGGATTTGGGGGAAGAGAATTGTATCCATCCTGCGCGCAAAAAGGAGGGTGGCGAACGGCTTGCCTTACTGGCTTTGGGCAGTAATTACGGCTTCGACGCTGTCGCTTACCGTAGCCCGAGCTTCGATAGCCTTTCCATCGATGGCAGTACGGCCGTACTTCGTTTTCAAGATGCGCCCTTAGGGCTGACCTCATTTGGCAAGCCAATTACAACAGTTGAAATTGCCGGAGCAGATAAGGTCTTTTACCCGGCAACAGCCCATATACAAGGAAAAGTAGTTGTGGCTTCTTCACCGCGTGTCCTGAATCCTGTAGCCGTGCGTTACGCATTTAAAGATTTTGTTGTTGGTGATTTATTTGGTGTTAACGGTCTTCCGGTAAGTTCGTTTCGTACGGATGATTGGTAA
- the rhaT gene encoding L-rhamnose/proton symporter RhaT produces MNALAGVLFHFIGGFASGSFYVPYKKVKGWSWEAMWILGGLFSWIIVPPIAAWITIPNFADIIAQAGTSILGYTFLFGLLWGIGGLTYGLGVRYLGVSLGSSIILGLSMVFGSLMPAVYYFFNQAAGKQGIDYFVTTNAGRCVLLGLLVCVLGIYLCGRAGILKERSLATLSQEAKSDFNFGIGIVVAIISGVLSACFNFGIEAGKPMADVANELWKAANPNQGEFLYQNNVSYIVILWGGFTTNVIWCIYLLAKNKTFSDYGKSSAPLGKNLLLCALGGTTWYLQFFFYGMGESRLGNGASSWILHMAFIILISNAWGVILKEWKGVNKSTYTSIIAGIVTIIVSICIVGFAKTLE; encoded by the coding sequence ATGAATGCATTAGCAGGAGTTTTATTTCACTTTATTGGAGGTTTTGCGTCGGGGAGCTTTTATGTGCCTTACAAGAAAGTGAAAGGATGGTCTTGGGAAGCCATGTGGATTTTGGGTGGTTTGTTTTCCTGGATTATCGTGCCACCTATTGCGGCATGGATCACCATTCCAAATTTTGCAGATATTATTGCTCAAGCCGGAACATCCATTCTTGGCTATACTTTTTTATTCGGACTGCTGTGGGGCATTGGGGGATTAACCTATGGTTTGGGCGTTCGGTATTTAGGCGTTTCGCTCGGAAGCAGCATTATTTTAGGTTTGAGTATGGTGTTCGGCTCGCTGATGCCGGCCGTATATTATTTCTTTAATCAGGCGGCCGGAAAGCAGGGCATAGATTACTTCGTCACGACGAATGCTGGTCGTTGTGTGCTATTAGGCTTGCTCGTTTGTGTGCTGGGCATTTATCTATGTGGTCGCGCAGGGATTTTAAAAGAACGAAGTTTGGCAACACTCTCGCAGGAAGCCAAATCAGACTTCAACTTTGGCATCGGTATCGTTGTGGCCATTATATCCGGCGTGTTGAGCGCTTGTTTCAATTTCGGCATCGAAGCTGGTAAGCCAATGGCCGATGTGGCCAATGAACTTTGGAAAGCAGCCAACCCAAACCAAGGCGAATTTCTTTATCAGAATAATGTGTCTTATATCGTTATTTTATGGGGAGGTTTTACGACCAACGTCATTTGGTGCATCTATTTATTAGCTAAAAATAAGACCTTCTCCGATTACGGAAAATCATCAGCGCCACTCGGTAAAAACCTGTTGTTGTGTGCGCTGGGTGGAACAACCTGGTATCTGCAGTTTTTCTTCTACGGCATGGGTGAAAGCCGCCTTGGAAACGGCGCAAGTTCCTGGATATTGCACATGGCCTTTATTATTTTGATTTCCAATGCCTGGGGCGTTATTTTAAAAGAATGGAAAGGCGTCAATAAGTCGACTTACACATCCATCATTGCGGGTATAGTAACAATTATCGTATCCATCTGTATCGTTGGATTTGCAAAAACATTAGAATAG
- a CDS encoding DUF5703 domain-containing protein — MKFILYCFFVVILCFLLPVGRLHAQSFAWENYNVRWTSQSKNSSESMPVGGGDIGLNAWVERGDVLLYLGKSGAFDENNTLLKLGRLRLTLSPNPFLADDFEQELCLEKGHVRIASKSKTVPAEIYIWVDVHSPNVHVQVKSNKKIDVQAAYESWRYRDLYPKKKENNANSWKWAPPELVITHKDSVSVVNDNILFYHQNQDRTAFDIVIKQQKMESVKDSLYNPLKHLISGGWMQGDNFAYAGQREGRYMDSDFKAWILKSKRPAKEQRFQITLLAKQSLTIEAWKSDLQQAAKLRNPLAQVKKITENWWKAFWSRSYIAIHPSAEDTTHAAWQIGRNYQLFRYMLACNAYGEYPTKFNGGLFTYDPSSVDSSFTFTPDFRNWGGGTHTAQNQRLVYWPMLKSGDADMMAAQFKFYQRIQRNAEWRSKVYWGHAGASFTEQLENFGLPNPAEYNWKRPQDYDPGLEYNAWLEYQWDTVLEFCMMMLETGNYADHDVKVYLPFMESCIRFFDEHYQYRARQLGSKMLDQNGHLVFYPGSSAETYKMAYNASTTIAALQQVTKRLLALSDQDLAEKQRTYFESFLKKIPPLPTRTLVGKEMLAPAQVWARVNNTEAPQLYPVFPWGLYGVGLPDIEVAQNTYWHDPDVQKFRSHIGWKQDNIFAARLGLTEEAKRLTLLKLGNANRRFPTFWGPGFDWVPDHNWGGSGMIGLQEMLLQTVGDKILLFPAWPKEWDVDFKLHASQQTTVSGKLRNGKLIDLQVLPIERKRDVVNLLEQPE; from the coding sequence ATGAAGTTCATATTGTATTGTTTTTTTGTTGTTATTTTATGCTTCCTCTTACCTGTTGGGCGTTTGCATGCGCAGTCATTTGCTTGGGAAAACTACAACGTACGTTGGACGAGCCAAAGTAAAAATTCTTCGGAATCGATGCCTGTCGGTGGGGGCGATATCGGACTGAATGCTTGGGTAGAAAGAGGTGATGTTTTACTCTATCTCGGAAAAAGCGGTGCTTTTGATGAAAATAATACGCTACTCAAACTAGGTCGATTGCGATTAACCCTGTCGCCAAATCCTTTTTTAGCGGATGATTTTGAGCAAGAACTATGTTTAGAAAAGGGGCATGTACGCATCGCAAGCAAAAGTAAAACTGTGCCGGCAGAAATCTACATTTGGGTGGATGTACATTCCCCGAATGTACACGTACAAGTAAAATCTAACAAAAAGATCGATGTCCAGGCAGCCTACGAAAGCTGGCGATATCGAGATCTTTATCCCAAAAAGAAGGAAAACAACGCCAATTCGTGGAAGTGGGCACCGCCAGAGCTTGTCATCACACATAAGGACAGCGTCTCTGTTGTTAACGATAATATCCTGTTTTACCATCAAAATCAAGATCGCACAGCTTTTGATATCGTGATTAAACAACAAAAGATGGAATCGGTCAAAGATTCGCTATACAATCCGTTAAAACATTTAATCTCGGGAGGCTGGATGCAAGGAGACAATTTTGCGTATGCCGGACAACGAGAGGGGCGCTACATGGATAGCGATTTTAAGGCTTGGATACTGAAAAGTAAACGGCCTGCGAAAGAACAGCGCTTCCAAATTACGTTGCTTGCAAAGCAATCGCTAACGATTGAGGCCTGGAAAAGCGACTTACAACAGGCTGCCAAGCTCCGCAATCCTTTAGCTCAGGTAAAAAAAATAACCGAGAATTGGTGGAAGGCATTTTGGTCGCGCAGCTATATCGCCATCCATCCATCAGCAGAAGATACAACACATGCGGCATGGCAAATCGGGAGAAACTACCAACTTTTTCGCTACATGTTGGCCTGCAATGCCTACGGCGAATACCCAACGAAGTTTAACGGCGGATTGTTTACTTATGATCCGTCGAGCGTGGACAGCAGCTTTACATTCACACCAGACTTTCGAAATTGGGGCGGCGGAACGCATACCGCACAAAACCAACGATTGGTTTATTGGCCGATGTTGAAAAGCGGAGACGCTGACATGATGGCTGCACAATTTAAGTTTTACCAGCGCATACAGCGCAATGCCGAATGGCGATCCAAAGTATATTGGGGACATGCCGGTGCAAGCTTTACCGAACAGCTGGAGAACTTCGGACTGCCCAATCCAGCTGAGTATAATTGGAAGCGTCCGCAGGATTATGATCCGGGATTGGAGTACAACGCCTGGTTGGAATACCAGTGGGATACTGTGCTGGAGTTTTGTATGATGATGCTGGAAACGGGAAATTATGCTGATCACGACGTGAAAGTCTATTTGCCATTCATGGAGAGCTGCATTCGCTTTTTTGATGAGCATTATCAATATCGGGCGCGACAGCTTGGAAGTAAAATGCTGGATCAAAACGGTCATTTGGTTTTTTATCCAGGATCATCGGCAGAGACCTATAAAATGGCTTACAACGCGTCGACCACGATCGCAGCCCTGCAACAGGTGACAAAACGCTTACTCGCTTTATCCGATCAAGATCTTGCAGAAAAGCAACGCACGTATTTCGAATCCTTTCTCAAAAAGATACCGCCATTGCCTACGCGCACATTGGTTGGAAAAGAAATGTTAGCTCCAGCGCAAGTCTGGGCTCGCGTGAACAACACCGAAGCTCCACAGCTCTACCCCGTTTTTCCTTGGGGACTGTATGGTGTGGGCCTGCCCGATATCGAGGTAGCGCAAAACACCTATTGGCATGATCCTGATGTGCAGAAGTTTAGAAGTCATATCGGCTGGAAACAAGATAATATCTTTGCCGCTCGTCTCGGTCTCACAGAAGAAGCGAAACGATTGACTTTGTTGAAACTGGGGAACGCCAATCGCAGATTTCCGACCTTTTGGGGACCGGGATTTGATTGGGTGCCTGATCATAATTGGGGCGGATCGGGCATGATTGGCTTGCAGGAAATGCTGTTGCAGACAGTGGGTGATAAGATTTTGCTTTTTCCCGCCTGGCCAAAAGAATGGGATGTAGATTTTAAATTGCATGCCAGCCAGCAAACCACCGTGAGCGGAAAGCTGCGCAACGGAAAGCTCATCGACCTGCAGGTGTTGCCCATCGAACGTAAGAGAGATGTGGTCAACTTGCTCGAGCAACCAGAGTAA
- a CDS encoding glycosyl hydrolase has product MKIKSYILGCLLCCISTLNAQIKGIPASLIAFDEQSYQQAKPWVVWYFMHASYSKEGITADLQAMAANNIAGAYFTPIKGKTDPPLFEPVTETLTPEWWEMFRYLVSEAKKYNIKIALFPNDGFATAGGPWITPDKSMQKIVAADTVVSINRSSKVRIRLPEPERNEGYYQDIKLYAIAQSQRYKSSDTNIPKVSNSYGEDLQRLATKGNKQHFASSQPGWIQYEFDEPFAANALKIEWNASNYQANRLQVLVSDNGQDFKLLTQLQSPRMGWLDWDNGVTHTLPQTKAKCYRFVYDPKGSQPGAEDLDIGKWKPSLKLLGITLFEEAKINQFEGKTGEIWRVSLPTSPTDIPKENIIQAQDVRVLPAPSASGEIELDLPKGLWKILRVGHTSTGHKNETAGAGKGLECDKLDADVVAFQFEQWYGKAKQAVEPSLSKEVLTVFHIDSWESGSQNWTKRMPEAFKKRNGYALQDYLPVLAGYVVNSVEASEAFLHDYRETIAALLLDKGFGTLRRMSDKYGVELTAETTAPVMTSDGLSHFSLTDRTMGEFWFRSPSHDKPNDVLDAVSGAHIYGKNVVMSEAFTQIRMQWDEHPRLLKPVQDLNYALGVNNLAYHVYVHNPWMDRKPGMTLDGVGTYFQRDQIWWRPGKAWVNYAIRSQQLLQQGKPVRDVAVFIGEEIPRRALLPDRLVDVLPGIIGADRVARTATKLANEGQPLQKIASVTTSANMYNPVDWIDPLRGYAYDSFNPHALLQGAKVVDGAVQFSDHIAYKLLVVPGKHLLNPNPEASSLAVLSKFADLAEAGATILFQTKPSKLNGIVSAQDSAAFQTLLGSLFQNMHTENGLQVKSLGKGKVYLGAYEGSDFKALGIPEDLIIDDKENKAIAWNHRSFAGVDSYFISNQDSLKRQATLSFRRKAAHVYLYDVINDKIRAIEAKNDDDRIAVSVDFAPHQSLFILLSDKQLDLPVWKEQRAETLKGKWTLQLEGQEAKVMEQEVPAFWTDSEEETLRYHAGKGSYTLRFKQPHKLKSKRAVLRLADVEGMAEVLLNGNEVGVIWAKPYEMDVTDYLKKGENLLQINVYHTWGNRFGYEESGKAEQRMIQTTATPKFLKALQPAGLSGEVQLLWYNSDKK; this is encoded by the coding sequence ATGAAGATAAAAAGCTATATACTGGGATGTCTGCTGTGTTGCATATCGACGCTTAACGCGCAAATCAAAGGTATTCCGGCCTCGCTGATCGCGTTTGACGAACAGTCTTACCAACAGGCAAAACCCTGGGTCGTTTGGTATTTTATGCACGCCAGCTACTCCAAAGAAGGCATTACGGCGGATTTGCAAGCCATGGCGGCAAATAATATTGCGGGAGCGTATTTTACGCCTATCAAAGGAAAGACCGACCCTCCTTTGTTTGAGCCAGTCACCGAAACCTTGACGCCCGAATGGTGGGAAATGTTCCGCTATTTGGTAAGCGAAGCAAAGAAATACAATATTAAGATTGCGCTGTTTCCAAACGATGGTTTTGCAACGGCTGGAGGTCCTTGGATTACACCAGATAAGTCTATGCAGAAGATTGTGGCAGCAGATACGGTTGTCTCGATCAATAGATCGTCCAAAGTACGTATCAGGTTACCCGAGCCTGAGCGAAATGAAGGTTATTATCAAGACATCAAGCTATATGCCATTGCGCAGTCGCAACGTTACAAAAGTAGCGATACCAATATACCAAAGGTGAGCAACAGCTATGGGGAAGATCTGCAGCGCTTAGCCACTAAAGGAAACAAACAACATTTTGCAAGCTCCCAACCGGGCTGGATACAATACGAATTTGACGAACCTTTTGCAGCAAACGCGCTCAAGATCGAGTGGAATGCGTCAAATTATCAAGCAAACCGCTTGCAGGTTTTGGTAAGCGACAATGGTCAAGACTTTAAACTGCTGACGCAGCTGCAATCGCCGCGAATGGGCTGGCTCGATTGGGACAATGGCGTTACGCATACCTTGCCGCAAACCAAGGCGAAATGCTACCGTTTCGTATATGATCCCAAAGGATCGCAACCGGGCGCGGAAGACTTGGATATCGGTAAATGGAAACCATCATTGAAGCTTTTAGGCATCACACTCTTTGAAGAAGCCAAGATCAATCAGTTTGAAGGAAAAACGGGCGAAATATGGCGCGTTTCGCTACCGACATCGCCTACCGATATCCCGAAAGAAAACATTATCCAAGCACAGGACGTTCGGGTGCTTCCTGCACCATCCGCTAGTGGCGAAATCGAACTGGATTTACCGAAAGGATTATGGAAAATTCTTCGCGTAGGGCATACCAGCACCGGTCACAAAAATGAAACCGCGGGTGCCGGAAAGGGATTGGAATGTGATAAACTCGATGCCGACGTTGTGGCCTTTCAGTTTGAACAATGGTATGGAAAGGCAAAGCAAGCTGTGGAGCCAAGCTTGTCGAAAGAGGTACTGACGGTGTTTCATATCGATTCCTGGGAATCGGGAAGCCAAAACTGGACAAAGCGCATGCCCGAGGCATTTAAAAAACGAAACGGTTACGCCTTGCAAGACTATTTGCCTGTGCTGGCGGGCTATGTCGTAAACAGTGTGGAAGCTTCCGAAGCTTTTCTGCACGACTATCGCGAAACAATTGCGGCCTTATTGCTGGACAAAGGTTTTGGAACCTTGCGCCGAATGTCGGATAAATATGGCGTGGAACTTACAGCGGAAACGACGGCTCCCGTTATGACCAGTGATGGGCTTTCCCATTTTAGTTTAACCGATCGCACCATGGGCGAATTTTGGTTCCGAAGTCCGTCGCACGATAAGCCCAACGATGTATTGGATGCGGTGTCTGGGGCACATATCTACGGCAAGAATGTCGTGATGTCCGAAGCGTTTACGCAAATCAGGATGCAATGGGACGAACACCCACGACTATTGAAGCCTGTGCAGGATCTAAACTATGCCTTGGGCGTAAACAACTTGGCTTACCACGTTTATGTACACAACCCCTGGATGGATCGTAAACCCGGCATGACCTTGGACGGCGTGGGCACCTACTTTCAGCGTGATCAAATCTGGTGGAGGCCGGGCAAAGCTTGGGTTAATTATGCCATCCGCAGCCAACAGTTGCTCCAACAGGGGAAGCCCGTACGCGATGTGGCGGTGTTTATCGGCGAAGAAATACCACGAAGGGCGCTTTTGCCCGATCGATTGGTAGACGTGCTGCCCGGGATCATTGGTGCCGATCGTGTTGCTCGTACGGCAACAAAGCTGGCCAACGAAGGACAACCTTTGCAAAAAATAGCGAGCGTGACAACCTCCGCCAATATGTACAACCCGGTAGATTGGATAGATCCGCTACGCGGATATGCGTATGATTCTTTTAACCCACATGCATTACTGCAGGGCGCAAAAGTGGTTGATGGCGCAGTGCAGTTTTCAGACCATATCGCTTACAAACTCTTGGTGGTGCCTGGTAAGCATTTGTTAAATCCTAATCCAGAAGCGAGCTCACTCGCCGTGCTTTCGAAATTTGCCGATTTGGCGGAAGCGGGAGCAACGATTTTGTTTCAAACCAAGCCCAGCAAACTAAACGGGATCGTTTCAGCACAGGATTCAGCTGCTTTTCAGACACTGTTAGGCAGCTTGTTTCAGAATATGCATACAGAGAACGGTTTGCAGGTCAAAAGCCTGGGGAAGGGAAAGGTCTATTTGGGCGCTTATGAAGGTAGCGATTTTAAGGCGCTAGGTATTCCCGAAGACTTGATTATAGACGATAAGGAAAATAAGGCTATTGCGTGGAATCATCGATCCTTTGCGGGTGTAGATAGTTATTTTATAAGCAATCAGGATAGCTTGAAGCGCCAAGCAACGCTGTCTTTTCGAAGAAAGGCGGCGCATGTTTATTTGTACGATGTGATAAATGATAAAATACGCGCTATAGAAGCAAAAAACGATGATGACCGTATTGCCGTTTCCGTAGATTTTGCTCCTCATCAATCGTTGTTTATACTCTTGAGCGACAAGCAGCTGGATTTACCCGTTTGGAAAGAACAACGGGCCGAAACTTTAAAGGGCAAGTGGACACTGCAGCTCGAAGGGCAAGAGGCCAAAGTAATGGAACAGGAAGTTCCTGCATTTTGGACCGATTCGGAAGAAGAAACTCTGCGCTACCATGCAGGCAAAGGGAGCTATACCTTACGCTTTAAACAGCCCCATAAATTGAAAAGTAAGCGAGCCGTACTTCGCTTAGCGGATGTAGAAGGGATGGCCGAAGTACTATTGAATGGAAATGAAGTGGGCGTAATTTGGGCAAAGCCTTATGAGATGGATGTCACTGATTACTTAAAAAAAGGCGAAAATCTATTGCAAATCAATGTGTATCACACTTGGGGCAATCGATTTGGCTATGAAGAAAGCGGCAAGGCCGAGCAGAGAATGATACAGACGACGGCGACGCCGAAATTTTTAAAAGCGCTGCAACCTGCGGGTTTATCGGGAGAGGTACAGTTGTTATGGTACAACAGCGATAAGAAATAG